From the Acidilutibacter cellobiosedens genome, one window contains:
- a CDS encoding ABC transporter ATP-binding protein, whose amino-acid sequence MSILKAKEVSYIYKSKYQTVKAVSDVSCTFDTGKVYAIVGHSGSGKTTFLSLLAGLDLPTKGEIYLEDKPMSTLDRDKYRRNTASVVYQSFNLFPLLTALENVAYPMELKGVPTKEAKEKAKELISKVGLEERIYNQLPLMMSGGEQQRVAIARALAVGGKILLADEPTGNLDTANGNIVVELLGKLAHDEGYAVIIITHDMSIADRADVVYTMKDGKLATKGGSFNGTTS is encoded by the coding sequence TTGAGTATATTAAAAGCAAAGGAAGTAAGCTATATATATAAAAGCAAATATCAGACGGTTAAAGCGGTTTCCGACGTTTCATGCACCTTTGATACGGGGAAAGTCTATGCCATAGTAGGCCATTCCGGGAGTGGAAAGACCACATTTCTTTCCCTTTTGGCAGGCCTTGATCTGCCCACGAAGGGAGAAATCTATTTGGAGGACAAACCCATGAGCACATTGGACAGGGATAAATACAGGAGAAATACGGCGTCTGTTGTATATCAGTCCTTTAACCTGTTTCCCCTTTTGACGGCTCTCGAAAATGTGGCTTATCCCATGGAGCTTAAAGGAGTTCCCACAAAAGAAGCCAAAGAAAAAGCAAAAGAGCTGATTTCAAAAGTAGGGCTCGAAGAAAGAATATATAATCAGCTTCCTCTTATGATGAGCGGAGGAGAGCAGCAGAGAGTTGCAATAGCGAGAGCCCTTGCAGTGGGAGGGAAAATCCTCCTTGCCGACGAACCTACGGGAAACCTTGATACCGCAAACGGAAACATAGTAGTGGAACTGCTGGGGAAATTGGCTCATGACGAAGGATACGCAGTGATTATCATAACCCACGATATGAGCATAGCCGACAGGGCAGACGTTGTTTACACCATGAAAGACGGGAAGCTGGCAACAAAAGGGGGAAGTTTTAATGGAACAACAAGTTAA